One stretch of Jiangella gansuensis DSM 44835 DNA includes these proteins:
- a CDS encoding alpha/beta hydrolase: protein MSLDQRSGAVPPVARRWPRRVAVGSAAVAGLTLATTGAGGWYFADELLRVRQDPPEYPIRVLDADGSTVTLTGEGADHPGVAGLQWAGGYARAGADLTADGDGVVVRGLRPYPDRPAPGTQVRIDSYAAPADLAVYAQVSGLPVEESGYDGPLGRYPATFVPAPAAAGAATPAGRWIVHVHGRGATRAEAHRLIPALHRLGHPQLSIAYRNDDGAPATSQRAYGLGWTEAADLAAAVDEVRGRGARDVVLVGYSMGGAVVGNYLRTVGSENVAGVVYDSPALSWPDILVFQARLRNLPALGATVAASVVRARTGINVWAMDQVARAGDLDVPVLLVHGSGDPTVPVTSSDAFAAARPDLVTYLRTDAVHVQSWNRDPQRYEATLAAFLADLP, encoded by the coding sequence ATGAGCCTCGACCAACGTTCCGGTGCCGTCCCGCCGGTTGCGCGGCGCTGGCCGCGGCGCGTGGCCGTCGGTTCGGCCGCGGTAGCGGGGCTCACCCTGGCTACCACCGGTGCCGGCGGCTGGTACTTCGCCGACGAGCTGCTGCGGGTGCGCCAGGATCCGCCCGAGTACCCAATCCGGGTGCTCGACGCCGACGGCTCCACCGTCACGCTGACCGGTGAGGGCGCCGACCATCCGGGGGTCGCCGGCCTGCAGTGGGCGGGCGGCTACGCGCGGGCGGGTGCGGACCTGACGGCGGACGGCGACGGCGTCGTCGTCCGCGGGCTGCGGCCCTATCCCGACCGCCCGGCGCCCGGCACCCAGGTGCGCATCGACTCCTACGCCGCGCCGGCCGACCTCGCGGTGTACGCCCAGGTCAGCGGCCTTCCGGTCGAAGAGTCCGGGTACGACGGGCCGCTGGGGCGCTACCCCGCCACGTTCGTTCCCGCACCAGCCGCGGCCGGTGCGGCCACACCTGCCGGCCGCTGGATCGTGCACGTGCACGGCCGCGGCGCCACCCGCGCCGAGGCGCACCGGCTCATCCCGGCACTGCACCGGCTCGGCCACCCGCAGCTGTCCATCGCCTACCGCAACGACGACGGTGCTCCGGCCACGTCGCAGCGGGCGTACGGGCTGGGCTGGACCGAGGCGGCCGACCTCGCCGCCGCCGTCGACGAGGTCCGCGGCCGCGGCGCCCGCGACGTCGTCCTGGTCGGCTACTCGATGGGCGGCGCCGTCGTCGGCAACTACCTGCGCACGGTCGGCTCCGAGAACGTCGCCGGTGTCGTGTACGACTCCCCCGCACTGTCCTGGCCGGACATCCTGGTCTTCCAGGCGCGGCTGCGGAACCTGCCGGCGTTGGGCGCCACCGTCGCGGCGTCGGTCGTGCGGGCTCGTACCGGCATCAACGTCTGGGCCATGGACCAGGTGGCGCGCGCCGGCGATCTCGACGTCCCGGTGCTGCTGGTGCACGGTTCCGGCGACCCGACGGTACCGGTCACCTCGTCCGACGCCTTCGCGGCGGCGCGGCCCGACCTCGTCACGTACCTGCGCACCGACGCCGTGCACGTGCAGAGCTGGAACCGCGACCCGCAGCGGTACGAGGCCACGCTCGCGGCGTTCCTCGCCGACCTGCCGTAG
- the hisH gene encoding imidazole glycerol phosphate synthase subunit HisH, which yields MSARQVVVLDYGSGNVRSAVRALEKVGADVTLTADRTAAAEADGLVVPGVGAFAACMAGLRAVHAPQIVGRRLAGGRPVLGICVGMQVLFDKGVEHGVTTAGIGEWPGTVERLHATPLPHMGWNTVDVPAGSALFDGIENERFYFVHSYGVRRWELPPPERIKPPVVVWSEHDGDRFVAAVENGPLAATQFHPEKSGDGGLRLLENWVRGL from the coding sequence ATGAGCGCGCGTCAGGTGGTGGTGCTCGATTACGGATCGGGCAACGTGCGGTCCGCGGTGCGGGCCCTGGAGAAGGTCGGCGCCGACGTCACGCTGACCGCCGACCGGACCGCCGCGGCGGAGGCCGACGGGCTGGTCGTGCCCGGAGTCGGCGCCTTCGCCGCCTGCATGGCCGGGCTGCGGGCGGTGCACGCGCCGCAGATCGTCGGGCGGCGGCTCGCCGGCGGCCGGCCGGTGCTGGGCATCTGTGTGGGCATGCAGGTGCTGTTCGACAAGGGCGTGGAACACGGCGTGACGACGGCCGGAATCGGCGAGTGGCCGGGCACCGTCGAGCGCCTGCACGCCACCCCGCTGCCGCACATGGGGTGGAACACCGTCGACGTGCCGGCCGGTTCGGCGTTGTTCGACGGCATCGAGAACGAGCGCTTCTATTTCGTGCATTCCTACGGCGTACGACGCTGGGAGCTACCCCCACCGGAGCGGATCAAGCCCCCGGTGGTCGTCTGGTCCGAACACGACGGCGACCGTTTCGTCGCCGCCGTCGAGAACGGGCCCCTCGCGGCAACGCAGTTCCACCCGGAGAAGTCCGGTGACGGCGGACTGCGGCTGCTGGAAAACTGGGTGAGAGGGTTGTGA
- a CDS encoding class I SAM-dependent methyltransferase, translating to MTNWDSQAYDRDFAFVAAYGAELLDWLDPQPGESILDLGCGTGELTARLIDAGARVIGIDADPAMIEAARERLGDAAELRVADAHDFTVDEPVDGVVSNAALHWMPAQVEVLGCVSDALRVGGRFVAEMGATGNVASITAAVDRACREAGLPDRAWPWFFSSPAEYAAMLEDAGLEIRQLDFYDRPTKLTGPDGLAKWLGMFAAHAVEGLPPEVVRRAEDIARPTLWHDDAWWADYRRLRFRAVKL from the coding sequence GTGACCAACTGGGACTCGCAGGCCTACGACCGCGACTTCGCGTTCGTGGCCGCGTACGGTGCTGAGCTGCTGGACTGGCTGGACCCACAGCCCGGCGAGTCCATCCTCGACCTCGGCTGCGGGACCGGTGAGCTGACCGCACGGCTCATCGATGCCGGAGCCCGGGTCATCGGCATCGACGCCGACCCGGCCATGATCGAGGCGGCCCGCGAGCGGCTGGGCGACGCCGCGGAGCTGCGGGTCGCCGACGCGCACGACTTCACCGTCGACGAGCCGGTCGACGGTGTCGTGTCCAACGCCGCGCTGCACTGGATGCCGGCGCAGGTCGAGGTGCTCGGCTGCGTCTCCGACGCGTTGCGCGTCGGCGGCCGGTTCGTCGCCGAGATGGGCGCCACCGGCAACGTCGCCTCGATCACCGCCGCGGTGGACCGGGCCTGCCGTGAGGCCGGCCTGCCGGACCGGGCGTGGCCGTGGTTCTTCTCCTCGCCGGCCGAGTACGCGGCGATGCTGGAGGACGCCGGTCTGGAGATCCGTCAGCTCGACTTCTACGACCGGCCGACGAAGCTGACCGGCCCGGACGGGCTGGCGAAGTGGCTGGGGATGTTCGCCGCCCACGCCGTCGAGGGCCTCCCGCCGGAGGTCGTCCGCCGGGCCGAGGACATCGCCCGGCCCACGCTGTGGCACGACGACGCCTGGTGGGCCGACTACCGCCGCCTCCGGTTCCGGGCCGTCAAGCTCTGA
- the priA gene encoding bifunctional 1-(5-phosphoribosyl)-5-((5-phosphoribosylamino)methylideneamino)imidazole-4-carboxamide isomerase/phosphoribosylanthranilate isomerase PriA, with protein sequence MTTLELLPAVDVADGQAVRLVQGEAGTETTYGEPLAAALAWQEAGAPWVHLVDLDAAFGRGSNRDLLAEVVGRLDVDVELSGGIRDDESLAAALATGCRRVNLGTAALEDPEWTASAIARHGDRVAVGLDVRGTTLAARGWTRDGGDLWEVLERLDRDGCARYVVTDVTKDGTLRGPNLDLLRQVCERTDKPVVASGGVSGLDDIAALRSLVPLGVEGAIVGKALYAGNFTLEEALKVAGGPL encoded by the coding sequence ATGACCACGTTGGAGCTGCTGCCTGCCGTTGACGTCGCCGACGGGCAGGCGGTCCGGCTCGTCCAGGGCGAGGCCGGTACGGAGACCACGTACGGCGAGCCGCTGGCCGCCGCGCTGGCCTGGCAGGAGGCGGGCGCCCCGTGGGTGCACCTGGTCGACCTGGACGCGGCGTTCGGCCGCGGGTCGAACCGGGACCTGCTCGCCGAGGTCGTCGGCCGCCTGGACGTCGACGTCGAGCTGTCAGGTGGCATCCGCGACGACGAGTCGCTGGCCGCCGCGCTGGCGACCGGGTGCCGCCGGGTCAACCTCGGCACCGCCGCGCTGGAAGATCCCGAATGGACGGCGTCGGCGATCGCCCGCCACGGCGACCGCGTCGCCGTCGGGCTGGACGTGCGCGGCACCACGCTGGCGGCTCGCGGCTGGACCCGCGACGGCGGCGACCTGTGGGAGGTGCTGGAGCGGCTGGACCGCGACGGCTGCGCCCGGTACGTGGTCACCGACGTCACGAAGGACGGCACGCTGCGCGGACCCAACCTCGACCTGCTCCGCCAGGTCTGCGAGCGCACCGACAAGCCGGTGGTGGCCAGCGGCGGGGTGTCCGGGCTCGACGACATCGCGGCGCTGCGGTCGCTGGTGCCGCTGGGCGTCGAGGGCGCCATCGTCGGCAAGGCGCTCTACGCGGGCAACTTCACCCTGGAGGAGGCACTGAAGGTGGCCGGGGGCCCGCTGTGA
- the hisF gene encoding imidazole glycerol phosphate synthase subunit HisF, producing MSVAVRVIPCLDVDAGRVVKGVRFADLRDAGDPVELAAAYGAEGADELVFLDITASSDDRSTTYDIVARTAEQVFIPLTVGGGVRTVDDVDRLLRAGADKVGVNTAAVARPELVAEIADRFGNQVLVLSVDARRGGGTESGFEVTTHGGRRGTGIDAVAWAAKAAELGAGEILLNSMDADGTKDGYDIEMLAAVRAAVGVPVIASGGAGELAHFAPAVEAGADAVLAASVFHFGDLSIADVKGAITAAGHPVR from the coding sequence GTGAGCGTGGCGGTCCGTGTCATCCCGTGCCTGGACGTCGACGCCGGCCGGGTCGTCAAGGGCGTGCGCTTCGCCGACCTGCGCGACGCCGGCGACCCGGTCGAACTGGCCGCCGCGTACGGGGCCGAGGGCGCCGACGAGCTGGTCTTCCTCGACATCACCGCGTCCAGCGACGACCGCTCCACCACGTACGACATCGTCGCCCGCACCGCCGAGCAGGTGTTCATCCCGCTCACGGTCGGCGGCGGGGTCCGCACCGTCGACGACGTCGACCGGCTGCTGCGGGCGGGCGCGGACAAGGTGGGCGTGAACACCGCGGCCGTGGCGCGGCCGGAGCTGGTCGCCGAGATCGCCGACCGGTTCGGCAACCAGGTCCTGGTGTTGTCGGTCGACGCGCGCCGCGGCGGCGGCACTGAGTCCGGGTTCGAGGTGACGACGCACGGCGGGCGGCGCGGCACCGGCATCGACGCGGTCGCCTGGGCCGCGAAGGCCGCCGAGCTGGGCGCCGGCGAGATCCTGCTGAACTCGATGGACGCCGACGGCACCAAGGACGGCTACGACATCGAGATGCTGGCCGCGGTGCGCGCCGCCGTCGGTGTCCCGGTGATCGCCAGCGGGGGAGCGGGCGAGCTGGCGCACTTCGCACCGGCGGTCGAGGCCGGCGCCGACGCCGTGCTGGCCGCCAGTGTCTTCCACTTCGGTGACCTGAGCATCGCGGACGTGAAGGGCGCCATCACCGCGGCCGGTCACCCCGTCAGGTGA
- a CDS encoding ABC transporter ATP-binding protein: MRDERQATLREGVRILVRALRDEPVLLGVAVAGSAVYGIATVAAAEVIGRVTDRVVVPAFRDGETTTGALALAALAIMVTALVKAGGIVVRRYFAGLGQYSLNARYRRRVTRQYLRLPLSWHHRHSTGKLLSNANADVEATFWPIAPLPFALGVVVMLVFALVSMFLADPLLALVGALVFPAILLLNFVYQRRLSPLATRAQALRAELSGVAHESFDGALVVKAMGREADETARFAKVAGQLRDANASVGRVRGAFDPMLEALPNLGVLAVLVIGSARVADGTLEAGALVQVAYLLTITAFPIRAIGFVLGELPRATVGWRRVSAVLDATGALPHGTGRLPAHGNAAHLGVQDVTYSYVEGTPVLDGIHLDVEPGRTVAVVGSTGSGKSTLASLLVRLVDPGTGAILLDGTDLRQLEPGSVAGAVSLVFQQPFIFEDTVRDNVTLGLDIGDDDVWAALRLAQGATFVRELEGGLDARIGERGATLSGGQRQRLALARALARRPRLLVLDDATSAVDPEVERRILAGLRDAALPSTVVVVAYRRATIALADEVVYVEDGRVSARGTHTDLLTTSPGYRDLITAYERDAAERAMDRTEDAS; encoded by the coding sequence GTGAGGGACGAGCGGCAGGCGACGCTGCGCGAGGGGGTCCGCATCCTCGTCCGGGCTCTGCGAGACGAGCCGGTCCTACTCGGTGTCGCGGTCGCCGGCAGCGCCGTGTACGGCATCGCCACGGTGGCGGCGGCCGAGGTCATCGGGCGGGTCACCGACCGGGTGGTGGTGCCGGCGTTCCGCGACGGTGAGACCACGACCGGTGCACTGGCCCTGGCCGCGCTCGCGATCATGGTGACGGCCCTGGTCAAGGCCGGCGGCATCGTGGTGCGGCGGTACTTCGCCGGCCTCGGGCAGTACTCGCTGAACGCGCGCTACCGGCGCCGGGTCACCCGCCAGTACCTCCGGCTGCCGTTGTCGTGGCATCACCGGCACTCCACCGGCAAGCTGCTGTCCAACGCGAACGCCGACGTCGAGGCGACGTTCTGGCCCATCGCGCCGCTGCCGTTCGCGCTGGGTGTCGTGGTCATGCTGGTGTTCGCGCTGGTGTCCATGTTCCTGGCCGACCCGCTGCTGGCGCTGGTGGGCGCGCTGGTGTTCCCGGCCATCCTGCTGCTCAACTTCGTCTACCAGCGGCGCCTGTCGCCGCTGGCCACCCGGGCACAGGCGCTGCGGGCGGAGCTGTCCGGGGTGGCGCACGAGTCCTTCGACGGCGCGCTCGTGGTCAAGGCCATGGGCCGCGAGGCCGACGAGACGGCCCGCTTCGCCAAGGTCGCCGGGCAGCTGCGCGACGCCAACGCGTCGGTGGGACGGGTGCGCGGCGCGTTCGACCCGATGCTGGAGGCGCTGCCCAACCTCGGGGTGCTCGCGGTGCTGGTCATCGGGTCGGCGCGGGTGGCGGACGGCACGCTCGAGGCGGGCGCCCTGGTCCAGGTCGCCTACCTGCTGACCATCACGGCGTTCCCGATCCGGGCCATCGGCTTCGTGCTCGGCGAGCTGCCCCGTGCCACCGTCGGCTGGCGCCGCGTCTCCGCGGTGCTCGACGCCACCGGGGCGCTCCCGCACGGCACCGGCCGGCTGCCGGCGCACGGCAACGCGGCCCACCTCGGTGTCCAGGACGTCACGTACTCCTACGTCGAGGGCACGCCGGTGCTCGACGGCATCCACCTCGACGTCGAGCCCGGCCGCACCGTCGCCGTCGTCGGATCCACCGGCTCCGGCAAGTCGACGCTGGCCAGCCTGCTGGTCCGGCTGGTCGACCCGGGAACCGGCGCCATCCTGCTCGACGGCACCGACCTGCGCCAGCTGGAGCCCGGCTCCGTCGCCGGCGCGGTGTCGCTGGTCTTCCAGCAGCCGTTCATCTTCGAGGACACCGTGCGCGACAACGTCACGCTGGGTCTCGACATCGGCGACGACGACGTCTGGGCCGCGCTTCGGCTGGCCCAGGGCGCCACCTTCGTCCGCGAGCTCGAGGGCGGCCTCGACGCCCGCATCGGCGAGCGCGGCGCCACCCTGTCGGGCGGTCAGCGGCAACGCCTCGCGCTGGCCCGGGCGCTGGCGCGCCGGCCGCGGCTGCTCGTCCTCGACGACGCCACCAGTGCCGTCGACCCGGAGGTGGAGCGGCGCATCCTGGCCGGGCTGCGCGACGCGGCGCTACCGTCCACCGTCGTCGTCGTGGCCTACCGGCGGGCCACCATCGCGCTGGCCGACGAGGTCGTCTACGTCGAGGACGGCCGGGTGTCCGCCCGCGGCACGCACACCGACCTGCTCACCACCTCGCCCGGGTACCGCGACCTCATCACCGCCTACGAGCGCGATGCCGCCGAACGAGCCATGGACCGCACGGAGGACGCGTCGTGA
- a CDS encoding ABC transporter ATP-binding protein, whose amino-acid sequence MSTTSRLGDVRVSSAWQTLRRGIALSPEITRGLTLTLLLAAVATAGRVLVPITVQQTVDRGLNAPGGADLGYVRLMVALAAVGVLITVVAAYFMNRRVFKASEAGLATLRTKAFRHVHDLSVLTQDTERRGSLVSRVTSDVDTISQFVQWGGLIMLVSIGQLMIATVLMAFYSWQLTLLVWVCFLPLFLALRTFQRMLSAAFMTVRERVGSMLGSISESVVGAQAVRAYAVEARTQQRIDDAVESHRKSAARAQRLAATAFSTGEVVAGLANAAIVVVGVLLGVAGDITLGRLLAFLFLVTLFVAPVQVGTEVLSEAQNAIAGWRRVLGILDTPADVVDPGPDGVALPRGPVDVRFENVSYAYPNGPTVLHDVDVAIARHTRVAVVGETGSGKTTFAKLLTRLMDPVGGRVLVDGTDLRDVRFSSLRERVVMVPQEGFLFDDTLAANLRYGRPGATDDDLWLAITELGLADWAQTLPAGLDTQVGQRGESLSAGERQLVALARAYLADPDLLVLDEATSAVDPATEVRLARALEGISRGRTSVTIAHRLSTAEAADEVFVFDKGRLVEAGPHAELVQKGGVYAALHTAWISQSR is encoded by the coding sequence GTGAGCACAACATCGCGCCTCGGTGACGTCCGCGTCTCCTCCGCGTGGCAGACGCTGCGGCGGGGCATCGCGCTGTCGCCGGAGATCACCCGCGGCCTCACCCTGACGCTGCTGCTGGCCGCCGTCGCCACGGCCGGGCGGGTCCTGGTGCCGATCACCGTCCAGCAGACCGTGGACCGCGGCCTCAACGCTCCCGGCGGGGCCGACCTCGGGTACGTGCGCCTGATGGTCGCGCTGGCCGCCGTCGGCGTGCTGATCACGGTCGTGGCGGCCTACTTCATGAACCGGCGCGTGTTCAAAGCCAGCGAGGCCGGTCTGGCGACGCTGCGCACGAAGGCGTTCCGGCACGTGCACGACCTCTCGGTGCTGACCCAGGACACCGAGCGGCGCGGATCGCTGGTGTCGCGGGTCACCAGCGACGTCGACACCATCTCCCAGTTCGTCCAGTGGGGCGGGCTCATCATGCTGGTCAGCATCGGCCAGCTGATGATCGCCACGGTCCTCATGGCGTTCTACTCCTGGCAGCTGACGCTGCTGGTGTGGGTCTGCTTCCTCCCGCTGTTCCTGGCGTTGCGGACGTTCCAGCGGATGCTGTCCGCGGCGTTCATGACGGTGCGCGAGCGCGTCGGTTCGATGCTGGGCTCCATCTCCGAGTCGGTGGTCGGGGCGCAGGCGGTGCGCGCCTACGCCGTCGAGGCACGCACCCAGCAGCGCATCGACGACGCCGTCGAATCGCACCGGAAGTCGGCCGCCCGGGCGCAGCGCCTGGCGGCGACGGCGTTCTCCACCGGCGAGGTGGTGGCCGGGCTGGCCAACGCCGCCATCGTCGTCGTCGGCGTGCTGCTGGGCGTGGCGGGCGACATCACCCTGGGCCGGCTGCTGGCGTTCCTGTTCCTTGTCACCCTGTTCGTGGCGCCGGTGCAGGTGGGCACCGAGGTGCTCAGTGAGGCACAGAACGCCATCGCCGGGTGGCGGCGGGTGCTGGGCATCCTCGACACCCCGGCCGACGTCGTCGACCCCGGCCCGGACGGCGTGGCCCTACCGCGTGGGCCGGTCGACGTCCGGTTCGAGAACGTCTCCTACGCCTACCCGAACGGCCCGACCGTGCTGCACGACGTCGACGTCGCCATCGCCCGGCACACCAGGGTGGCCGTGGTCGGCGAGACCGGCTCGGGCAAGACGACGTTCGCGAAGCTGCTCACCCGGTTGATGGACCCGGTCGGCGGCCGGGTGCTCGTCGACGGCACCGACCTGCGCGACGTGCGCTTCTCGTCGCTGCGCGAGCGGGTGGTCATGGTGCCGCAGGAGGGCTTCCTGTTCGACGACACGCTGGCGGCCAACCTGCGCTACGGGCGGCCCGGAGCCACCGACGACGACCTGTGGCTCGCCATCACCGAACTGGGGCTGGCCGACTGGGCGCAGACGCTGCCGGCCGGCCTGGACACCCAGGTCGGGCAGCGCGGCGAGTCGTTGTCGGCGGGAGAGCGGCAGCTGGTCGCGCTGGCCCGGGCCTACCTGGCCGACCCCGACCTGCTGGTGCTCGACGAAGCCACCAGCGCCGTCGACCCCGCCACCGAGGTGCGGCTGGCCCGTGCCCTGGAGGGCATCTCGCGCGGCCGGACGTCGGTCACCATCGCGCACCGGCTGTCCACCGCCGAGGCCGCCGACGAGGTGTTCGTCTTCGACAAGGGCCGCCTGGTGGAGGCCGGCCCGCACGCCGAGCTGGTGCAGAAGGGCGGCGTCTACGCCGCCCTGCACACTGCCTGGATCAGTCAGTCCCGGTGA
- a CDS encoding septum formation family protein, which produces MKLTIRTTVAALAAVTALSLSACGDDSDDNAGGDDATATETSGGEETEGGSEEPTEDEGAGGETQDVFDVGLGDCISNFNAEEQISELTVIPCEEEHDQEVFAVFEVPDGEFPGSDAFEEQVATECVAEFETFVGLTYDESVLEIQWLEPTEDSWAQGDRELVCTVLDPEGPVTGTLEGANR; this is translated from the coding sequence GTGAAGCTCACGATTCGCACCACCGTCGCGGCGCTCGCAGCGGTGACCGCGCTCAGCCTGAGCGCATGTGGGGACGATTCCGACGACAACGCCGGCGGCGACGACGCCACGGCCACGGAGACGTCCGGCGGTGAGGAGACCGAGGGCGGCTCGGAGGAGCCGACCGAGGACGAGGGCGCCGGGGGCGAGACCCAGGACGTGTTCGATGTCGGCCTCGGCGACTGCATCAGCAACTTCAACGCCGAAGAGCAGATCAGCGAGCTGACGGTCATTCCGTGCGAGGAGGAGCACGACCAGGAGGTCTTCGCGGTCTTCGAGGTCCCGGACGGCGAGTTCCCCGGCTCCGACGCGTTCGAGGAGCAGGTGGCCACCGAGTGCGTGGCCGAGTTCGAGACCTTCGTCGGTCTCACCTACGACGAGTCCGTCCTGGAGATCCAGTGGCTCGAGCCGACCGAGGACTCGTGGGCGCAGGGCGACCGCGAGCTGGTCTGCACGGTGCTCGACCCGGAGGGCCCGGTGACGGGCACCCTCGAGGGCGCCAACCGCTGA
- a CDS encoding septum formation family protein, producing the protein MARTVRVAAATFAVAATVLLGACSDDGPQRDEAGNVTEAAEGADVFEVRVGDCLGDFDDSGQVTEVSLTPCDDEHGQQAYAATELPDGDFPDEDAFRAEAGEVCVTEFETFVGLPYAESELDYTWLQPTEESWEQGDRELVCLVYDPAGPVTGSLEGAGR; encoded by the coding sequence GTGGCTCGCACCGTCCGCGTCGCGGCGGCGACCTTCGCGGTGGCCGCGACGGTTCTGCTCGGGGCGTGTTCCGACGACGGGCCCCAGCGCGACGAGGCCGGCAACGTCACCGAGGCCGCCGAGGGCGCCGATGTCTTCGAGGTGCGCGTCGGCGACTGCCTGGGTGATTTCGACGACTCCGGGCAGGTCACGGAGGTGTCGCTGACCCCCTGCGACGACGAGCACGGGCAGCAGGCCTACGCCGCCACCGAGCTGCCGGACGGCGACTTCCCCGACGAAGACGCCTTCCGGGCCGAGGCCGGCGAGGTCTGCGTCACCGAGTTCGAGACGTTCGTCGGCCTGCCCTACGCGGAGTCCGAGCTCGACTACACCTGGCTGCAGCCCACCGAGGAATCGTGGGAGCAGGGCGACCGTGAACTGGTCTGCCTCGTATACGACCCCGCCGGGCCGGTCACCGGCTCGCTCGAAGGGGCCGGGCGCTGA
- the hisI gene encoding phosphoribosyl-AMP cyclohydrolase produces the protein MPGLDPTVAARLTLTDDGLLPAVVQQYDSGEVLMLAWMDTEALHRTLTTGRATYFSRSRQQYWVKGETSGNRQWVREVRLDCDGDTLLLRVDQEGPACHTGTRTCFDDGRLDAVVGSPA, from the coding sequence ATGCCCGGTCTGGATCCCACCGTAGCCGCGCGGCTCACCCTCACCGACGACGGCCTGCTACCCGCCGTCGTCCAGCAGTACGACAGCGGCGAGGTTCTCATGCTCGCCTGGATGGATACAGAGGCGCTGCACCGCACCCTCACCACCGGCCGGGCCACGTACTTCAGCCGCAGTCGCCAGCAGTACTGGGTGAAGGGCGAGACGTCCGGAAACCGGCAGTGGGTGCGCGAGGTGCGCCTGGACTGCGACGGCGACACCCTCCTGCTCCGCGTCGACCAGGAGGGCCCGGCCTGCCACACCGGCACCCGGACCTGTTTCGACGACGGCCGGCTCGACGCCGTCGTGGGATCGCCGGCATGA